A genome region from Micromonospora peucetia includes the following:
- a CDS encoding cadmium resistance transporter produces the protein MIDLLGTAAGAAVVFAATDIDDIVILTLFFVAARTTGRPRTWQIVAGQYLGIGALVLASAVVAAGLLVVPEPWTGLLGLLPVALGVRALLDRDTDDAPAVVGSTLGVAGVTIANGADNIAVYVPVFRALGPADSAVFLLVFVVLIALWCAAGAWLGGHPRVVRLVGRVGHRLVPAIFIAIGVVILATSGVLPHLLGLLR, from the coding sequence GTGATCGACCTGCTGGGCACGGCGGCCGGTGCCGCCGTGGTGTTCGCCGCCACCGACATCGACGACATCGTCATCCTGACGCTGTTCTTCGTCGCCGCCCGCACCACCGGCCGGCCCCGCACCTGGCAGATCGTCGCCGGGCAGTACCTGGGCATCGGCGCACTCGTGCTGGCCAGCGCGGTGGTCGCGGCCGGGCTGCTGGTGGTGCCCGAGCCGTGGACCGGGCTGCTCGGCCTGCTGCCGGTCGCCCTCGGCGTCCGCGCGCTGCTCGACCGCGACACCGACGACGCCCCGGCGGTGGTCGGCTCGACGCTCGGCGTGGCCGGGGTGACGATCGCCAACGGTGCCGACAACATCGCCGTCTACGTGCCGGTGTTCCGCGCCCTCGGCCCGGCCGACAGCGCGGTCTTCCTGCTGGTCTTCGTGGTGCTCATCGCGCTGTGGTGCGCCGCCGGGGCCTGGCTGGGCGGCCATCCCCGGGTGGTCCGGCTGGTCGGGCGCGTCGGCCACCGGCTTGTCCCGGCCATCTTCATCGCCATCGGCGTGGTCATCCTGGCCACCTCGGGCGTCCTGCCCCACCTGCTCGGCCTGCTGCGCTGA
- a CDS encoding helix-turn-helix domain-containing protein, with translation MAATGTATSTEKGRRIVGAERQTLAKDLVKRYTSGESIRALAASTGRSYGFIHRVLTESGVQLRQRGGARRRKKA, from the coding sequence ATGGCAGCCACTGGCACAGCCACCAGCACTGAGAAGGGTCGCCGGATCGTCGGAGCCGAGCGTCAGACGCTCGCCAAGGACCTGGTAAAGCGGTACACCTCGGGTGAGAGCATCCGCGCGCTCGCGGCCTCGACCGGCCGTTCCTACGGATTCATCCACCGGGTGCTCACCGAGTCCGGGGTCCAGCTGCGGCAGCGTGGCGGCGCCCGACGCCGCAAGAAGGCGTGA
- the ypfJ gene encoding KPN_02809 family neutral zinc metallopeptidase has product MELNENARIDTSQVDDRRGSGGGGGRGGIPIPIGGGRGGIVGLVIAVLVALVGGGFGLNAATSGGDEPQGDNTSLEQKCSADDALQQLDCRNALYVNSIQAYWQKALPEAFGEQYRPSRTVFFSQGVNTACGQADSGVGPFYCPADDLVYIDLTFYQVLARQLGAEGEFAQPYVLAHEYGHHVQDLLGTEAQMRRQQQRDPDNANALSVKLELQADCYAGAWAKNATGTADSGGQKIFTSISEQDIQQAIDTAEKIGDDAISDRANRPVNPDEFTHGSSAQRKEWFTRGYSTGDPKSCDTFSAPL; this is encoded by the coding sequence ATGGAGCTGAACGAGAACGCACGGATCGACACCAGCCAGGTGGACGACCGGCGAGGATCCGGCGGGGGCGGCGGGCGGGGCGGCATCCCCATCCCGATCGGCGGCGGCCGGGGCGGCATCGTCGGCCTCGTCATCGCCGTGCTCGTCGCGCTCGTCGGCGGCGGCTTCGGCCTGAACGCGGCCACCAGCGGCGGCGACGAGCCGCAGGGTGACAACACGTCGCTGGAGCAGAAGTGCTCGGCCGACGACGCGCTCCAGCAGCTCGACTGCCGCAACGCGCTCTACGTCAACTCCATCCAGGCGTACTGGCAGAAGGCCCTGCCCGAGGCGTTCGGCGAGCAGTACCGCCCGTCCCGGACGGTGTTCTTCAGCCAGGGCGTCAACACCGCCTGCGGGCAGGCCGACTCCGGCGTCGGCCCGTTCTACTGCCCCGCCGACGACCTGGTCTACATCGACCTCACCTTCTACCAGGTGCTCGCCCGGCAACTCGGGGCCGAAGGTGAGTTCGCCCAGCCGTACGTGCTCGCCCACGAGTACGGCCACCACGTGCAGGACCTGCTCGGCACCGAGGCCCAGATGCGTCGCCAGCAGCAGCGCGACCCGGACAACGCGAACGCGCTCTCGGTGAAGCTGGAGTTGCAGGCCGACTGCTACGCCGGCGCCTGGGCGAAGAACGCCACCGGCACCGCCGACTCCGGCGGCCAGAAGATCTTCACCAGCATCAGCGAGCAGGACATCCAGCAGGCAATCGACACCGCCGAGAAGATCGGTGACGACGCCATCTCCGATCGGGCCAACCGGCCGGTGAACCCGGACGAGTTCACCCACGGCTCGTCCGCGCAGCGCAAGGAGTGGTTCACCCGGGGCTACTCCACCGGCGACCCGAAGTCCTGCGACACCTTCAGCGCGCCGCTGTGA
- a CDS encoding carbohydrate-binding protein produces MNGADSDAQELGDRPQSGVTRKSVLRAAALALPAPFLVAGAAQAVGAAAGAPASTPPLTPYCDDGDDPTPPQMEGPYFKPNSPRRASLVEAGTVGTRLTVAGHVFGLDCRPIPNVLLDFWQADANGGYDNTGYRMRGHQFTDASGAYRLSTIVPGLYPGRTRHIHVKAQAPNRPVLTTQLYFPGEPRNNTDPIFDPELLMTVRTVSGGREATFDFVLNVTSGPTPTPTGTAPGGTWAPGTVYPAGARVTYGGVGYRCLQAHTAQPGWEPPNTPALWARD; encoded by the coding sequence ATGAACGGTGCAGACAGCGACGCGCAGGAGCTGGGCGACCGTCCGCAAAGCGGCGTGACACGCAAGAGCGTGCTGAGGGCGGCGGCGCTGGCTCTGCCCGCCCCGTTCCTCGTCGCCGGGGCCGCGCAGGCGGTGGGTGCGGCGGCGGGCGCCCCGGCATCGACGCCACCGCTCACCCCGTACTGCGACGACGGCGACGACCCGACGCCGCCGCAGATGGAGGGCCCCTACTTCAAGCCGAACTCACCGCGGCGCGCCTCGCTCGTCGAGGCCGGCACCGTCGGCACCCGGCTCACCGTCGCCGGCCACGTGTTCGGGCTGGACTGCCGGCCGATCCCCAACGTGCTGCTGGACTTCTGGCAGGCGGACGCCAACGGCGGATACGACAACACCGGCTACCGCATGCGCGGCCACCAGTTCACCGACGCCTCGGGCGCGTACCGGCTCAGCACGATCGTGCCGGGTCTCTATCCCGGGCGGACCCGGCACATCCACGTCAAGGCGCAGGCACCGAACCGGCCGGTGCTCACCACCCAGCTGTACTTCCCCGGCGAACCCCGCAACAACACCGATCCGATCTTCGACCCCGAACTGCTGATGACGGTACGCACGGTGAGCGGCGGCCGGGAGGCGACCTTCGACTTCGTCCTCAACGTGACCTCCGGTCCCACGCCCACCCCGACCGGCACCGCCCCCGGCGGAACCTGGGCGCCCGGCACCGTCTACCCCGCCGGTGCCCGGGTCACCTACGGCGGCGTCGGATACCGCTGCCTCCAGGCACACACCGCCCAGCCGGGCTGGGAACCGCCGAACACGCCGGCGCTCTGGGCCCGGGACTGA
- a CDS encoding helix-turn-helix domain-containing protein: protein MSPSRKPDPAVHRTPSVRSRQTVDGRSPALPRHNLAVPTPDKLPFAVGSFDEIGPLSRAGFPHRHTFYELVYVTHGRAAHVIDLETHHVRPPHLFVVTPGQVHHWRDQHDLRGHVLLCDAEFLLTFPADRDALHRSGHRSWRPRDTAQARRIATLLRWTTTEYRRGGPGRESTLRAYLHLLLTEVLRSRPTLPAPGPAPDAGTCHHRAAETARRFEELLAEPDLVGEPPRAYARRMGVSVRHLNDAVPLATGTTPARLIRRARVLEAKRLLTGTDLTVATIADRLGFADPAYFCRFFRREAGDSPGAFRRHGGKHHDPALPHIDTP from the coding sequence GTGTCCCCGTCGCGCAAGCCCGACCCGGCCGTCCACCGGACCCCGTCGGTCCGATCACGACAGACCGTCGACGGTCGGTCGCCGGCGCTGCCCCGGCACAACCTGGCGGTGCCCACGCCGGACAAGCTGCCCTTCGCCGTCGGCAGCTTCGACGAGATCGGCCCGCTGTCCCGCGCCGGCTTCCCGCACCGGCACACCTTCTACGAGCTGGTGTACGTGACCCACGGCCGGGCGGCGCACGTCATCGACCTCGAAACCCACCACGTCCGGCCGCCGCACCTGTTCGTCGTCACGCCCGGCCAGGTGCACCACTGGCGGGACCAGCACGACCTGCGGGGGCACGTGCTGCTCTGCGACGCCGAGTTCCTGCTGACCTTCCCGGCGGACCGCGACGCGCTGCACCGCTCGGGCCACCGCTCCTGGCGCCCCCGCGACACCGCCCAGGCGAGGAGGATCGCCACCCTGCTGCGCTGGACGACCACCGAGTACCGCCGGGGCGGACCGGGCCGGGAGAGCACCCTGCGGGCCTACCTGCACCTCCTGCTCACCGAGGTGCTCCGGTCCCGCCCGACACTGCCGGCCCCCGGCCCCGCCCCCGACGCCGGCACCTGCCACCACCGGGCCGCCGAGACGGCCCGTCGCTTCGAGGAACTGCTCGCCGAGCCGGACCTGGTCGGCGAGCCGCCCCGCGCGTACGCCCGCCGGATGGGCGTGTCGGTGCGCCACCTCAACGACGCGGTGCCGCTGGCCACCGGAACCACCCCGGCCCGGCTGATCCGCCGCGCCCGGGTACTGGAGGCGAAACGCCTGCTCACCGGGACCGACCTCACCGTGGCCACGATCGCCGACCGGCTCGGCTTCGCCGACCCCGCGTACTTCTGCCGTTTCTTCCGTCGCGAGGCCGGTGACTCCCCCGGCGCGTTCCGGCGGCACGGTGGAAAACACCACGATCCCGCCCTTCCGCACATCGACACGCCCTGA
- a CDS encoding enoyl-CoA hydratase/isomerase family protein, giving the protein MTAEAAGVRLECDGPVATVTLCRPDVLNAQTPTMWRAMSDFSRDLPGDVRVVVLRGEGRAFSAGLDLSVAGASGPGSFAELATLPEQECADRIAEYQGGFTWLHRPDVVTVAAVQGHAIGAGFQLALACDLRVLAEDAKLSMAEVTLGLVPDLAGTGRLVDLVGYSRALEICATGRRMDAAEADRIGLATLVVPNADLDAAVRDLTAGLLANNRNAVVEIKALLAGATGRSAADQQRAEREAQTRRLRDLAGRGE; this is encoded by the coding sequence GTGACCGCCGAGGCGGCCGGGGTCCGGCTGGAATGCGACGGGCCGGTCGCGACGGTCACGTTGTGCCGGCCCGACGTGCTCAACGCCCAGACCCCGACGATGTGGCGCGCGATGAGCGACTTCTCCCGGGATCTTCCCGGCGACGTACGCGTCGTGGTTCTCCGCGGCGAGGGACGGGCGTTCTCCGCCGGCCTCGACCTGTCGGTGGCCGGCGCCTCCGGCCCGGGGTCGTTCGCCGAGCTGGCCACCCTGCCCGAGCAGGAGTGCGCCGACCGGATCGCGGAATACCAGGGTGGCTTCACCTGGCTGCACCGTCCGGACGTCGTCACCGTCGCCGCCGTGCAGGGGCACGCGATCGGCGCCGGGTTCCAACTGGCGCTCGCCTGCGACCTGCGGGTGCTCGCCGAGGACGCGAAGCTCTCCATGGCCGAGGTGACGCTCGGCCTGGTCCCGGATCTCGCCGGCACCGGCCGCCTGGTCGACCTGGTCGGCTACAGCCGCGCGCTGGAGATCTGCGCGACCGGCCGGCGGATGGACGCCGCCGAGGCGGACCGGATCGGCCTGGCCACCCTGGTGGTGCCGAACGCCGACCTGGACGCCGCGGTGCGTGACCTGACCGCCGGGCTGCTGGCCAACAACCGCAACGCGGTGGTGGAGATCAAGGCCCTGCTGGCCGGGGCCACCGGCCGGTCCGCCGCCGACCAGCAGCGGGCCGAGCGGGAGGCACA
- a CDS encoding carbohydrate-binding protein, with amino-acid sequence MLRRTVTVAATTLSAAALVLTVALTAQASAEPAPASTAPLAAPDGVAPEMFAALQRDLRLTPAQARARLDVDDRAGRVQQVLRATLGARYGGTWVADGGATVSVGVTSAADADSVRNLGAVPVPVTYTERALDGAVDRLNRRAAAAPAAVVGWYADLPGNAVVVLARDGGTAAARSFATAAGLPGGALRVQVSTEAPKPYADVIGGNAYYTGSSRCSIGFSVNGGFVTAGHCGRVGARTSQPGGTVRGSTFPGRDYAWVQVDAGNTPRGLVNDYRGGTVAVAGSTEAAVGAAVCRSGSTTGWRCGTIQQKNASVTYPEGTVSGLTRSNACAEPGDSGGSWLSGAQAQGVTSGGSGNCSTGGTMYFQPVNAILAAYGLSLVTTGGPGPTPTPTPTGNPPGGTTWQVGTAYAAGATVSYAGVSYRCLQGHTAQSGWEPPTVPALWQRV; translated from the coding sequence ATGCTCCGACGAACAGTCACCGTGGCGGCAACTACCCTGAGTGCCGCCGCCCTGGTGCTGACCGTGGCCCTGACCGCCCAGGCCAGTGCCGAACCCGCCCCCGCGTCCACCGCCCCGCTCGCCGCCCCCGACGGCGTCGCCCCCGAGATGTTCGCCGCCCTGCAACGGGATCTGCGGCTGACCCCGGCCCAGGCCCGCGCCCGCCTCGACGTCGACGACCGGGCCGGCCGGGTGCAGCAGGTGCTGCGGGCGACCCTCGGCGCCCGCTACGGCGGCACCTGGGTCGCCGACGGTGGCGCCACCGTCTCGGTCGGCGTCACCAGCGCCGCCGACGCAGATTCGGTGCGTAACCTCGGCGCGGTCCCGGTCCCGGTGACGTACACCGAGCGTGCCCTGGACGGGGCTGTCGACCGGCTGAACCGCAGGGCCGCCGCCGCGCCGGCCGCCGTCGTCGGCTGGTACGCCGACCTTCCCGGCAACGCCGTCGTGGTCCTCGCCCGGGACGGCGGCACGGCTGCGGCCCGGTCCTTCGCCACCGCCGCCGGGCTGCCGGGCGGTGCGCTGCGGGTCCAGGTCAGCACGGAGGCCCCGAAGCCGTACGCCGACGTGATCGGCGGCAACGCCTACTACACCGGCAGCAGCCGGTGCTCGATCGGGTTCTCGGTGAACGGCGGTTTCGTCACCGCCGGACACTGCGGACGGGTCGGGGCCCGCACCTCGCAACCGGGCGGCACGGTACGCGGCTCCACGTTCCCCGGCCGGGACTACGCCTGGGTGCAGGTGGACGCCGGGAACACCCCGCGCGGACTGGTGAACGACTACCGCGGCGGAACGGTGGCGGTGGCCGGCAGCACCGAGGCCGCCGTGGGCGCTGCGGTCTGCCGGTCCGGTTCCACCACCGGGTGGCGCTGCGGCACCATCCAGCAGAAGAACGCCTCGGTGACCTATCCGGAGGGCACGGTGAGCGGGCTCACCCGGAGCAACGCCTGTGCCGAGCCCGGCGACTCCGGCGGTTCGTGGCTCTCCGGCGCCCAGGCCCAGGGGGTCACCTCGGGTGGCTCCGGCAACTGCAGCACCGGCGGGACGATGTACTTCCAGCCGGTCAACGCGATCCTGGCGGCGTACGGGCTGAGCCTGGTCACCACCGGCGGCCCCGGGCCGACCCCCACGCCCACCCCGACCGGCAACCCGCCGGGCGGCACGACCTGGCAGGTCGGCACCGCGTACGCGGCGGGGGCGACGGTGAGCTACGCCGGGGTGTCCTACCGCTGCCTCCAGGGCCACACCGCGCAGTCGGGTTGGGAGCCGCCCACCGTGCCGGCGCTCTGGCAGCGGGTCTGA
- a CDS encoding helix-turn-helix domain-containing protein, whose product MTRPERVVAGAGGLGVRLQRLRAARGLTQRALAEPRYTAAYVSAVEGGRRVPSADAVAHFAERLGVTSADLTTGRSPADVVRLRLRLVGADLAGSTDEASAVCREVAEAAAELDERVLEARARLGLAGVALRRDDPDVASAEVDRAEALLAGAPGHVRAEAAAGRAAVVYHAGDPRYARYLLTEARDALARDGYPDPSTLLILHAELALCHVALGEEEAAAEAAGQSLALAVLAAPARVADLHLTVAGSLLASGRTAEAAVAAEQARQAARQVAMRVQLACCHRARGQGRRAAGDLAGALADLATAHAALADAGQPTPAREIGVELAEVYHALGQPERAEALLCDAADSHRAVPARPPALGGDAVVAARADRVRGLLRADADDRPGAERHLRAAAEGYRAAGRRRELAAVVLLLADRLDQWGRPGDALDLLRDGLHQVERLGERVAVLRATG is encoded by the coding sequence GTGACCCGACCGGAGCGTGTCGTGGCGGGGGCCGGCGGGTTGGGCGTACGCCTTCAGCGGCTGCGGGCGGCACGAGGGCTCACCCAGCGCGCCCTGGCCGAGCCCCGGTACACGGCGGCCTACGTCTCCGCGGTGGAGGGTGGTCGCCGGGTGCCCTCCGCCGACGCCGTCGCCCACTTCGCCGAGCGGCTCGGGGTCACGTCGGCTGACCTGACCACCGGCCGTTCACCGGCCGACGTGGTGCGCCTGCGACTCAGGCTGGTCGGCGCGGATCTGGCCGGGTCCACCGACGAGGCGTCCGCCGTCTGCCGGGAGGTGGCCGAGGCCGCCGCCGAGCTGGACGAACGGGTCCTGGAGGCGCGTGCCCGGCTCGGTCTGGCCGGTGTCGCGTTGCGTCGCGACGATCCCGACGTCGCGTCGGCCGAGGTGGACCGGGCGGAGGCACTGCTGGCCGGGGCGCCGGGGCACGTACGCGCCGAGGCGGCGGCCGGCCGTGCCGCGGTGGTGTACCACGCGGGTGATCCCCGGTACGCCCGCTACCTGCTCACCGAGGCGCGGGACGCGTTGGCGCGGGACGGCTATCCGGATCCGTCGACCCTGTTGATCCTGCACGCGGAGTTGGCGCTCTGCCATGTCGCGCTCGGCGAGGAGGAGGCGGCGGCGGAGGCCGCCGGGCAGTCCCTGGCGCTGGCGGTGCTGGCCGCGCCGGCCCGGGTGGCCGATCTGCACCTGACCGTCGCGGGCTCGTTGCTCGCCTCGGGACGGACGGCGGAGGCCGCCGTCGCCGCGGAACAGGCCCGTCAGGCGGCCCGGCAGGTCGCCATGAGGGTGCAGTTGGCGTGCTGCCACCGGGCCCGGGGCCAGGGGCGACGGGCGGCCGGCGACCTGGCCGGTGCTCTCGCCGACCTGGCGACGGCGCACGCGGCGCTGGCGGATGCCGGGCAGCCGACGCCGGCCCGGGAGATCGGCGTGGAACTGGCCGAGGTCTACCACGCGCTGGGGCAGCCGGAGCGTGCGGAGGCGCTGCTGTGCGACGCCGCCGATTCTCACCGAGCGGTGCCGGCACGACCACCGGCTCTGGGCGGCGACGCGGTGGTGGCGGCCCGCGCCGACCGGGTGCGTGGCCTGCTGCGGGCTGACGCCGACGACCGGCCCGGCGCCGAGCGGCACCTGCGGGCGGCGGCCGAGGGTTATCGGGCGGCCGGGCGACGCCGCGAGCTGGCGGCGGTGGTGCTGCTGCTGGCGGACCGGTTGGATCAGTGGGGCCGGCCCGGGGACGCGCTCGACCTGCTCCGCGACGGGCTGCACCAGGTGGAGCGGCTCGGTGAGCGGGTCGCCGTACTCCGCGCCACGGGCTGA
- a CDS encoding ABC-F family ATP-binding cassette domain-containing protein, with amino-acid sequence MITATGLELRAGARILLSDTTLRVQPGDRIGLVGRNGAGKTTTLKVLAGEGQPYSGQIDRRSAIGYLPQDPRTGDLEVTGRDRVLSARGLDVLMAQMKEIEEKLADGADDRMVRRYGALEDQFASLGGYAAEAEAARICANLGLPDRALAQTIGTLSGGQRRRIELARILFRDAGENGGGILLLDEPTNHLDADSITWLRSFLANHKGGLIVISHDGSLLESVVNKVWFLDATRSVVDVYNLGWKAYLEARETDERRRRRERANAEKKAGALMAQADKMRAKATKTVAAQNMARRAEKLISGLEEVRVSDRVAKVRFPNPAPCGKTPLTATGLSKSYGSLEIFTDVNVAVDRGSRVAILGLNGAGKTTLLRMLGGLLEPDTGGVHAGHGLRLGYYAQEHETLDVERTVLEHMRSAAIEQTDTDLRKILGAFLFSGDDVDKPAGVLSGGEKTRLALATLVCSGANVLLLDEPTNNLDPVSREQVLDAIARYPGAIVLVTHDPGAVMALKPDRAILLPDGDEDAWSDDLLELVELA; translated from the coding sequence ATGATCACTGCCACCGGCCTGGAGTTGCGCGCCGGCGCCCGGATCCTGCTGTCCGACACCACCCTGCGGGTGCAGCCGGGTGACCGGATCGGCCTGGTCGGCCGCAACGGCGCCGGCAAGACCACCACGCTCAAGGTGCTCGCCGGCGAAGGCCAGCCGTACTCCGGGCAGATCGACCGGCGCAGCGCCATCGGCTACCTCCCGCAGGACCCGCGCACCGGCGACCTGGAGGTCACCGGCCGCGACCGGGTGCTCTCCGCCCGGGGCCTGGACGTGCTGATGGCCCAGATGAAGGAGATCGAGGAGAAGCTCGCCGACGGCGCCGACGACCGGATGGTCCGTCGCTACGGCGCGCTGGAGGACCAGTTCGCCTCGCTCGGCGGGTACGCGGCCGAGGCCGAGGCCGCCCGGATCTGCGCCAACCTCGGCCTGCCGGACCGGGCGCTCGCCCAGACCATCGGCACGCTCTCCGGCGGTCAGCGCCGTCGCATCGAACTGGCCCGGATCCTGTTCCGCGACGCGGGCGAGAACGGCGGCGGCATCCTGCTGCTCGACGAACCGACCAACCACCTCGACGCCGACTCGATCACCTGGCTGCGCAGCTTCCTCGCCAACCACAAGGGCGGCCTGATCGTGATCTCCCACGACGGCTCGCTGCTGGAGTCGGTGGTCAACAAGGTGTGGTTCCTCGACGCCACCCGCTCCGTGGTCGACGTCTACAACCTGGGCTGGAAGGCGTACCTGGAGGCCCGCGAGACCGACGAGCGGCGCCGCCGCCGGGAGCGGGCCAACGCCGAGAAGAAGGCCGGCGCGCTGATGGCGCAGGCCGACAAGATGCGGGCCAAGGCCACCAAGACCGTCGCCGCGCAGAACATGGCCCGGCGGGCCGAGAAGCTGATCTCCGGCCTGGAGGAGGTACGCGTCTCCGACCGGGTGGCGAAGGTGCGCTTCCCGAACCCGGCCCCGTGCGGCAAGACCCCGCTCACCGCGACCGGCCTGTCGAAGTCGTACGGCTCGCTGGAGATCTTCACCGACGTGAACGTGGCGGTCGACCGGGGCTCCCGGGTGGCCATCCTGGGGCTCAACGGCGCCGGCAAGACCACCCTGCTGCGGATGCTCGGCGGCCTGCTGGAGCCGGACACCGGCGGGGTGCACGCCGGCCACGGCCTGCGGCTCGGCTACTACGCGCAGGAGCACGAGACGCTCGACGTGGAGCGGACGGTGCTGGAGCACATGCGCAGCGCCGCCATCGAGCAGACCGACACCGACCTGCGGAAGATCCTCGGGGCGTTCCTGTTCTCCGGCGACGACGTGGACAAGCCGGCCGGAGTGCTCTCCGGCGGCGAGAAGACCCGGCTCGCGCTGGCCACCCTGGTCTGCTCCGGGGCGAACGTGCTGCTGCTCGACGAGCCGACGAACAACCTCGACCCGGTCAGCCGGGAACAGGTGCTCGACGCCATCGCCCGCTATCCGGGCGCGATCGTGCTGGTCACCCACGACCCCGGCGCGGTCATGGCGCTGAAGCCCGACCGCGCCATCCTGCTCCCCGACGGCGACGAGGACGCCTGGAGCGACGACCTGCTCGAGTTGGTCGAGCTGGCCTGA